In the Hyphomonadaceae bacterium BL14 genome, one interval contains:
- a CDS encoding NnrU family protein codes for MDILIIGLVLLLGVHMTRVIGLRGPVVRVISEPLYAVFYSVISAIGLALVIYGHILSHPSPTIWLPPEWTRTMALLAVPVSLVLLVAAYLPSHIRSFTRHPMTLAVFLWSGAHLMANGSLASMVLFGSFFVWSVIILIEAYARGGAFARPGRWLADAGAIVIGLGAAALFAYFHMQLFGVAVFEFASEPGAPGI; via the coding sequence ATGGATATTCTGATCATTGGCCTGGTGTTGCTGCTGGGCGTGCACATGACCCGTGTGATTGGCCTGCGCGGCCCTGTGGTGCGCGTGATCAGCGAACCGCTCTACGCCGTCTTCTATTCCGTGATCAGCGCGATCGGCCTGGCGCTGGTGATCTATGGTCATATTCTCTCCCATCCCTCGCCGACGATCTGGCTGCCGCCGGAGTGGACGCGCACGATGGCGCTGCTGGCGGTGCCCGTCAGTCTGGTGCTGCTGGTGGCGGCCTATCTGCCCAGCCATATCCGCTCATTCACGCGCCACCCCATGACGCTGGCGGTTTTCCTGTGGTCCGGGGCGCACCTGATGGCCAATGGCTCGTTGGCGTCGATGGTGCTGTTCGGCAGTTTCTTCGTCTGGTCGGTGATCATTCTGATCGAGGCCTATGCGCGCGGCGGCGCGTTTGCACGGCCCGGGCGTTGGCTGGCGGACGCCGGTGCCATCGTCATAGGGCTCGGCGCGGCGGCGCTGTTCGCTTACTTCCACATGCAGCTGTTCGGCGTGGCCGTGTTCGAGTTTGCATCCGAACCGGGCGCTCCGGGCATCTAG
- a CDS encoding DUF6249 domain-containing protein, whose amino-acid sequence MEELVPLAPFIMVVLIVATVYFFSARNRREVLETVREAIRNGQTLDPDTIKALGMPQNKPGNGDLKAGLILIAVAMALIVLGWVIGSTADMPSGAPDPLLMMAGMAAFPGFIGLVLTGFGVARIGRQTSSGDGR is encoded by the coding sequence ATGGAAGAACTCGTCCCGCTGGCCCCATTCATTATGGTCGTCCTTATCGTGGCGACCGTCTATTTCTTCTCCGCGCGCAATCGCCGTGAAGTGCTGGAAACCGTGCGCGAGGCGATCCGTAATGGCCAGACACTTGATCCTGACACCATCAAGGCCCTGGGCATGCCCCAGAACAAGCCCGGCAATGGCGATCTGAAGGCCGGACTCATCCTGATTGCTGTCGCCATGGCCCTGATCGTTCTGGGTTGGGTTATCGGCAGCACGGCGGACATGCCCTCCGGTGCGCCTGACCCATTGTTGATGATGGCCGGCATGGCAGCCTTTCCCGGCTTCATTGGTCTGGTGCTGACCGGCTTCGGTGTCGCGCGCATCGGCAGGCAGACATCGTCCGGCGACGGCCGGTAG
- a CDS encoding RNA polymerase sigma factor, which produces MAVPPNAPDEDLVAAVIAAGDRRAFGALVARHQQAVRGLLLRLTRQSALADDLAQETFLKAWTRIGSFRADGSFRAWLCAIAYSEFLMGARKARATQRLTDGLTAEPGETSTPPEPGGERVDLDRALAQLGEEERTCVVLCYASGLSHTEAAQITGLPVGTVKSHVSRGRAKLKLWFERKEAA; this is translated from the coding sequence ATGGCTGTTCCGCCCAACGCGCCGGATGAAGATCTGGTGGCCGCGGTCATCGCCGCGGGGGACCGGCGCGCCTTCGGGGCGCTGGTTGCGCGCCATCAGCAGGCCGTGCGCGGGCTTCTTCTGCGCCTGACGCGCCAGAGCGCGCTGGCCGATGATCTGGCCCAGGAAACCTTCCTGAAAGCCTGGACGCGCATCGGATCGTTCCGCGCTGACGGCAGCTTCAGGGCCTGGCTGTGCGCCATCGCCTACAGCGAGTTTCTGATGGGCGCGCGCAAGGCCCGCGCCACGCAGCGCCTGACCGACGGGCTGACCGCCGAGCCGGGCGAGACCAGCACCCCGCCGGAGCCGGGGGGCGAGCGGGTCGATCTTGACCGGGCCCTGGCGCAATTGGGCGAAGAGGAACGCACCTGCGTGGTGTTGTGTTACGCGTCCGGCCTCAGCCACACGGAAGCCGCGCAGATCACGGGTCTTCCCGTCGGCACGGTGAAATCCCATGTCAGCCGGGGCCGGGCAAAACTGAAACTCTGGTTCGAGCGCAAGGAGGCTGCATGA
- a CDS encoding cytochrome b has product MTASRTTYTTVAIAFHWVIAIMLVSMVFYGWWMEGLRDLALAGEMTFAEVQAAYNWHKTAGITILILSLARLAWRFTHPVPPLPAHMKPWETILARFTHIAFYAVMIGAPIGGWVTASATNFPTRLFNIEGFDLPRLPVPQTEGFYELAGSMHGAGGWVILGLLALHAGAALKHHFLDRDGTLQRMIPGLNTPTQTPRG; this is encoded by the coding sequence ATGACCGCCAGCCGCACCACCTACACAACCGTCGCCATCGCCTTCCACTGGGTGATCGCCATCATGCTGGTCTCCATGGTGTTTTACGGCTGGTGGATGGAGGGACTGCGCGATCTGGCCCTGGCCGGAGAGATGACCTTCGCCGAGGTGCAGGCCGCCTATAACTGGCACAAGACCGCCGGCATCACGATCCTGATCCTGTCACTGGCGCGGCTCGCCTGGCGCTTCACCCATCCGGTCCCGCCCCTGCCTGCGCACATGAAGCCATGGGAGACCATCCTGGCGCGCTTCACCCATATCGCCTTCTACGCGGTGATGATCGGGGCGCCGATCGGGGGCTGGGTGACGGCTTCGGCCACCAATTTCCCCACCCGTCTGTTCAATATCGAGGGCTTCGACCTGCCGCGCCTGCCCGTGCCGCAGACCGAGGGCTTCTACGAGCTGGCCGGGTCGATGCATGGCGCGGGCGGCTGGGTGATCCTTGGCCTTCTGGCTCTCCATGCCGGGGCGGCCCTTAAGCACCATTTCCTGGATCGCGACGGCACGCTGCAGCGGATGATCCCGGGGCTGAACACGCCCACCCAGACACCGCGCGGCTAG
- a CDS encoding YceI family protein: protein MHRLAALACLMLTACVSAPSVDPARLPAGEWALDTEHASATWRVRHLGLSWYTARFDGLDASLRFDPAHPGASELTAVIDAASVSTGDPDFDELLRGAAWFDASRHPQIVFRSTRIEVTGETTGRVHGTLTVKDVTRPAVLETEFYGGVFNLLEGRRAMGFGADLIIDRTEFGVGRLPPGFIGDEVRLRIEAEFLRTTPE, encoded by the coding sequence ATGCACCGCCTCGCCGCCCTCGCCTGCCTGATGCTGACCGCTTGTGTCTCGGCACCGTCAGTCGATCCCGCGCGCCTGCCCGCTGGCGAGTGGGCGCTGGACACAGAGCATGCCTCGGCCACCTGGCGGGTACGCCATCTGGGCCTGTCCTGGTACACGGCGCGCTTTGACGGGTTGGACGCGAGCCTGCGCTTCGATCCGGCACACCCCGGCGCGTCAGAGCTCACAGCCGTGATCGACGCGGCCTCGGTCTCCACCGGCGACCCGGACTTTGACGAGCTCCTGCGCGGCGCCGCCTGGTTCGACGCGTCGCGCCACCCGCAAATCGTCTTCCGCTCGACCCGAATCGAGGTCACTGGCGAGACCACAGGCCGGGTCCATGGCACATTGACCGTCAAGGACGTGACGCGTCCGGCCGTTCTGGAGACAGAGTTTTACGGCGGGGTCTTCAATCTTCTGGAAGGCAGGCGGGCCATGGGTTTCGGAGCGGATCTGATCATCGACCGGACCGAATTTGGCGTCGGACGGCTGCCACCGGGCTTTATCGGCGACGAAGTTCGGTTACGAATAGAGGCCGAGTTCCTGCGCACCACCCCGGAGTGA
- a CDS encoding acyl-CoA dehydrogenase, whose protein sequence is MTYRAPVRDIRFCLEEIAALDGLKPTGAFPELSGDLTGAILEEAARMANDVLAPLNWTGDQQGCTLKDGAVTTPDGFKDAYAKFVEGGWQGLQFSAEHGGMGLPRALGCALMEMLQSSNMAFGLGPMLSFGAIEALIAVGTPQQRELYLPKIISGEWTATMNLTEPQAGSDVGALRTKAEPNGDGSWSITGQKIYITWGEHDCTDNIIHLVLARTPDGAPGTRGISLFLVPKFIPDETGAPGERNAVTAIGLEHKMGIHGSPTCTMEYAGAKGWLVGKEFKGMAAMFIMMNSARLNVGVQGVGIAERAYQQAYAFALDRRQGRALMGEGEGPHPIIEHPDIRRTLAVMKAKIEAARAICFHAAVEADFAEHHDDADEAGWAKRREDLLIPIAKAWCTDVGVEVASMGIQIHGGMGFIEETGAAQHYRDARIAPIYEGTNGIQAIDLVGRKLVRDGGEAMGELIEDIRQTVEDCETSSNPELPALAAQLAPACDALRTASDWMLKASEADRLAGATPFLKLAGDVTGGWLLCVGAVAAQRRLKEKEGDQAYASARIAMTRVYADTVLSSAPGLLGDIQTGAAVLFEPGLTMLESA, encoded by the coding sequence ATGACCTACCGCGCTCCTGTCCGCGACATCCGCTTCTGTCTGGAAGAAATTGCCGCGCTGGACGGGCTCAAGCCCACGGGCGCATTCCCGGAATTGTCGGGCGACCTGACCGGCGCGATCCTGGAGGAGGCGGCCCGCATGGCCAATGACGTGCTGGCACCGCTGAACTGGACCGGCGACCAGCAGGGCTGCACGCTGAAGGACGGCGCGGTCACGACGCCGGACGGGTTCAAGGACGCCTATGCCAAATTCGTCGAGGGCGGCTGGCAGGGTCTGCAGTTCAGCGCCGAGCATGGCGGCATGGGTCTGCCGCGCGCGCTGGGCTGCGCCCTGATGGAGATGCTGCAGAGCTCCAACATGGCGTTCGGGCTGGGGCCGATGCTGTCGTTTGGGGCCATCGAGGCCCTGATCGCGGTGGGCACGCCGCAGCAGCGCGAGCTGTATCTGCCGAAAATCATTTCCGGCGAATGGACCGCCACCATGAATCTGACCGAGCCGCAGGCGGGCTCGGATGTCGGCGCGCTGCGCACCAAGGCCGAGCCCAATGGCGACGGGTCCTGGTCGATTACGGGGCAGAAAATCTACATCACCTGGGGCGAGCACGACTGCACGGACAATATCATCCATCTGGTGCTGGCGCGCACGCCGGACGGCGCACCGGGCACGCGGGGCATCTCGCTGTTCCTGGTGCCCAAATTCATCCCCGATGAGACCGGTGCACCCGGTGAGCGCAATGCCGTGACCGCCATCGGGCTGGAGCACAAGATGGGCATTCACGGCTCGCCCACCTGCACGATGGAATATGCCGGCGCCAAGGGCTGGCTGGTCGGCAAGGAATTCAAGGGCATGGCCGCCATGTTCATCATGATGAACTCGGCGCGCCTCAATGTCGGTGTTCAGGGCGTGGGCATCGCCGAGCGCGCCTATCAGCAGGCCTATGCCTTTGCACTGGACCGCCGCCAGGGCCGCGCCCTGATGGGCGAAGGCGAGGGCCCGCACCCGATCATCGAGCATCCTGACATCCGCCGCACCCTGGCGGTGATGAAGGCCAAGATAGAGGCCGCGCGCGCCATTTGCTTCCACGCGGCCGTGGAGGCCGATTTCGCCGAGCATCATGATGATGCGGACGAGGCGGGCTGGGCCAAGCGGCGCGAGGATTTGCTGATCCCGATCGCCAAGGCCTGGTGTACTGATGTGGGTGTGGAAGTCGCGTCCATGGGGATACAGATCCATGGCGGCATGGGCTTTATCGAGGAAACCGGCGCGGCCCAGCATTACCGCGATGCGCGCATTGCCCCGATCTATGAGGGCACGAACGGCATCCAGGCGATTGATCTTGTGGGCCGCAAGCTGGTGCGCGATGGCGGCGAGGCCATGGGCGAGCTGATAGAGGATATCCGCCAGACGGTGGAGGATTGCGAGACCAGCTCCAATCCCGAGCTACCCGCTCTGGCCGCCCAGCTGGCGCCGGCGTGCGATGCGCTCAGAACCGCGTCCGACTGGATGCTCAAGGCCAGCGAGGCCGACCGGCTGGCGGGTGCCACACCCTTCCTGAAGCTGGCCGGTGACGTCACCGGCGGCTGGCTGTTGTGTGTCGGCGCGGTGGCGGCCCAGCGCCGCCTGAAGGAAAAAGAGGGCGATCAGGCCTATGCCAGCGCGCGCATCGCCATGACGCGGGTCTATGCCGATACGGTGCTGTCCAGCGCGCCCGGCCTTCTGGGCGATATCCAGACCGGTGCCGCGGTGCTGTTCGAGCCGGGGCTGACGATGCTGGAAAGCGCCTGA
- a CDS encoding esterase family protein, whose product MIAIVLSVVLAGAGAGPCPGSITARPDLAREAAGAITADQEPVSGLQGHRLGADQIRVMAAEATPETLGVNGAAERYAWVETAQGPVIVLEACGLGDSALALMAGESYLEWTGPGFHLARPRELVAGTGFETHLFDSTALGASREVYLHVPEGWDGTRGDPVIVSGDGLAGSSFARIAETLMHEGRIRPVAFASARFGEGWIAGAGTDQRSAEYLVPADSAAPARIEAYQRHETFFFDEFLPYIIEQLGGETGPVYAFGLSASATFALEQGLKRPDLISAVIAGSPPLTARTRALAAEADPALRVHLWCGDFEPVFCAPLAEFAHATGFLLETRRAAHASALWEEALAASLLERAPPRAD is encoded by the coding sequence ATGATCGCGATCGTGCTGTCTGTTGTTCTGGCCGGGGCGGGCGCAGGGCCTTGCCCGGGTTCCATCACGGCCCGGCCTGATCTGGCGCGGGAGGCTGCGGGGGCCATTACAGCCGATCAAGAGCCGGTGTCCGGGCTGCAGGGTCATCGCCTTGGCGCTGACCAGATAAGGGTGATGGCCGCCGAGGCCACCCCGGAGACTCTCGGCGTAAACGGCGCGGCGGAGCGCTATGCCTGGGTGGAGACCGCTCAGGGTCCTGTCATTGTTCTGGAAGCCTGTGGCCTTGGCGACAGCGCACTGGCTTTGATGGCGGGCGAGAGCTACCTCGAATGGACCGGCCCCGGTTTTCATCTGGCCCGCCCCCGGGAGCTTGTCGCCGGCACCGGTTTCGAGACGCACTTGTTCGACAGCACCGCCCTGGGCGCGTCCCGCGAGGTCTATCTGCATGTTCCGGAGGGCTGGGACGGCACCCGGGGCGACCCGGTCATTGTATCGGGCGACGGTCTTGCCGGCTCATCCTTCGCGCGGATTGCCGAAACCCTGATGCATGAGGGCCGGATCCGTCCGGTTGCCTTTGCTTCGGCGCGGTTTGGCGAAGGCTGGATCGCCGGGGCCGGTACGGACCAGCGGTCAGCTGAGTATCTGGTGCCGGCAGATTCCGCGGCCCCCGCGCGCATTGAGGCCTATCAGCGCCATGAGACTTTTTTCTTTGACGAATTTCTGCCCTATATCATCGAGCAGCTGGGCGGTGAGACCGGTCCGGTCTACGCGTTCGGCCTGTCAGCCTCGGCGACATTCGCGCTGGAGCAGGGGCTGAAACGCCCCGACCTGATCTCGGCGGTCATCGCGGGCTCGCCGCCGCTCACAGCGCGGACCCGTGCACTGGCGGCCGAGGCGGACCCGGCCCTGCGTGTCCATCTCTGGTGCGGCGATTTCGAGCCGGTGTTCTGCGCGCCGCTGGCTGAGTTCGCGCACGCGACCGGGTTCCTCCTGGAGACGCGTCGCGCCGCCCATGCCTCAGCCCTGTGGGAAGAGGCGCTGGCTGCATCGCTTCTGGAGCGGGCGCCCCCGCGGGCAGACTAA
- a CDS encoding DUF4870 domain-containing protein, which yields MSDAMPDARPDPNGDRTLALINYVLLLLALSNGLTALIALVIAFMRRDQASAWLRNHYDFQIRTVIYGIIIVVVGFATIWLLGLGLLIWLLGAVWLVVRTVVGLMRLVDGRTHPDPGAYWI from the coding sequence ATGAGCGACGCCATGCCTGACGCCCGCCCCGACCCCAATGGCGACCGCACCCTGGCGCTGATCAATTACGTGCTGCTTCTGCTCGCCCTGTCCAACGGATTGACGGCTCTGATCGCGCTGGTCATCGCCTTCATGCGCCGCGATCAGGCGTCGGCCTGGCTGCGAAACCATTACGACTTCCAGATCCGCACGGTGATTTATGGCATCATCATTGTGGTGGTCGGTTTCGCCACAATCTGGTTGCTCGGCCTCGGGCTCCTGATCTGGCTGCTCGGCGCGGTGTGGCTCGTGGTGCGCACGGTGGTGGGGCTGATGCGCCTGGTCGATGGCCGCACCCACCCCGATCCGGGCGCGTACTGGATTTAG
- a CDS encoding YbjQ family protein encodes MTSAGSHPGARAPVIVTMADTVPGRDVAEVIGIARGSVVRARFFGRDFIAGLRNLVGGEVTEYTKLLAEAREQALGRLVAHAEEMGADAVVTFRFSTSSVMEGSAEILAYGTAVKLS; translated from the coding sequence ATGACCAGTGCGGGAAGCCATCCGGGCGCGCGGGCGCCGGTGATCGTGACCATGGCCGACACGGTACCTGGGCGCGACGTGGCCGAAGTGATCGGCATCGCGCGCGGCTCGGTCGTGCGCGCACGCTTTTTCGGGCGCGATTTCATCGCCGGACTGCGCAATCTGGTGGGCGGGGAAGTTACCGAATACACCAAGCTGCTGGCCGAGGCGCGCGAGCAGGCACTGGGCAGGCTGGTGGCGCATGCCGAGGAAATGGGTGCAGATGCCGTGGTGACCTTCCGCTTCTCGACCTCGTCTGTGATGGAAGGCAGTGCAGAAATTCTGGCCTATGGAACGGCGGTAAAGCTCTCATGA
- the lepB gene encoding signal peptidase I, with amino-acid sequence MIESVRTLARKAASEFGETVRFLGGVAAVWLVLVTFGFAAFHIPSVSMEPGLQVGDRVLVSKFTYGYSRHSLPLGLGYALPDSWSGRVFGSTPGRGHVIVVRDPVQNINIIKRVIGLPGDTVEVRNGRLILNGEMVHREPKGVVRYRDRSGLLVQASVYDEVLPDGTTHEIYERSDTQNFDNVGPFRVPANHLFLMGDNRDASADSRLLGGLGYVHNDQVVGRAFTVLFTFASCRQEEGLHCPPWRVWRGL; translated from the coding sequence ATGATCGAATCTGTCCGCACCCTGGCGCGCAAGGCTGCAAGCGAGTTTGGCGAAACCGTGCGCTTTCTCGGCGGCGTGGCAGCTGTGTGGCTGGTGCTGGTGACCTTCGGGTTTGCCGCCTTCCATATTCCGTCGGTGAGCATGGAGCCCGGTCTGCAGGTCGGCGACCGGGTGCTGGTGTCGAAGTTCACCTATGGCTATTCGCGCCATTCCTTGCCGCTGGGGTTGGGCTATGCGCTGCCGGACAGCTGGAGCGGGCGGGTGTTCGGCTCCACCCCGGGACGCGGCCATGTCATCGTGGTGCGCGATCCGGTCCAGAACATCAATATCATCAAGCGCGTGATCGGCCTGCCGGGCGACACGGTGGAAGTGCGCAATGGCCGCCTGATCCTCAATGGCGAAATGGTGCACCGTGAGCCCAAAGGCGTGGTGCGCTACCGCGACCGGTCCGGACTGCTGGTGCAGGCCTCGGTCTATGACGAGGTGCTGCCCGACGGCACGACCCATGAGATCTACGAACGTTCCGATACCCAGAATTTCGACAATGTGGGGCCGTTCCGGGTGCCCGCCAATCATCTCTTCCTGATGGGTGATAACCGCGACGCGTCCGCCGACAGCCGCCTGCTGGGCGGGCTGGGTTATGTGCACAATGACCAGGTGGTCGGGCGTGCCTTCACCGTCCTGTTCACCTTCGCCTCCTGCCGTCAGGAAGAGGGCCTGCACTGCCCGCCCTGGCGGGTCTGGCGCGGGTTGTAG
- a CDS encoding NAD(P)-dependent oxidoreductase → MSLKGKTIFITGASRGIGLAIAERCARDGANIAIAAKTADPHPKLEGTIHTAAAAIEAAGGKALALQCDIRDEASVQAAVAKTAETFGGIDIVVNNASAIFPMPTKDTPIKRWDLMHGVNARGTFLVTQHCLPWLEKAENPHILALSPPLDMQVKWFAPHVAYTSAKYGMSLCILGWAGEFKGRIAANAIWPRTAIATAAIANVLAGEEAFKHCRKPEILAETAYRVLLKPAADFTGHFLIDDSFLVSEGVTDLDQFAVEPGQALLPDFFVPDQPPAPPGVEIMDVQLGH, encoded by the coding sequence ATGAGCCTCAAGGGCAAGACCATCTTCATTACCGGCGCGAGCCGGGGCATCGGCCTGGCGATCGCGGAGCGCTGCGCACGCGACGGCGCGAACATCGCCATCGCGGCCAAGACCGCCGATCCGCATCCCAAGCTGGAAGGCACGATCCACACTGCCGCCGCTGCCATTGAGGCTGCCGGCGGCAAGGCGCTGGCGCTGCAATGCGATATCCGCGACGAGGCGAGCGTGCAGGCCGCCGTGGCCAAGACCGCTGAAACCTTCGGCGGGATCGATATCGTGGTAAACAACGCCTCGGCCATCTTCCCGATGCCCACAAAGGACACGCCCATCAAGCGCTGGGATCTGATGCACGGGGTCAATGCGCGCGGCACCTTCCTGGTGACCCAGCACTGCCTGCCCTGGCTGGAGAAGGCTGAAAACCCGCACATCCTGGCGCTATCGCCACCGCTGGACATGCAGGTGAAATGGTTCGCGCCCCATGTCGCCTATACCAGCGCCAAGTACGGCATGAGCCTGTGCATCCTCGGCTGGGCGGGCGAGTTCAAGGGCCGCATCGCCGCCAACGCCATCTGGCCGCGCACCGCCATCGCCACAGCCGCCATCGCCAACGTGCTGGCGGGCGAGGAGGCGTTCAAGCATTGCCGCAAGCCCGAGATTCTCGCCGAGACGGCCTATCGCGTGCTGCTGAAGCCGGCGGCGGACTTCACCGGGCATTTCCTCATCGATGACAGCTTCCTGGTCAGCGAAGGCGTGACCGATCTTGATCAGTTTGCGGTCGAACCCGGCCAGGCGCTGCTGCCGGACTTTTTCGTGCCCGATCAACCGCCTGCGCCGCCGGGTGTAGAGATTATGGACGTGCAGCTAGGGCACTAA
- a CDS encoding SET domain-containing protein-lysine N-methyltransferase — protein sequence MLLIDTYVGPSAIEGVGVFAAEFVRAGQPIYRFEPGFDRLISPSDLAAMPEPIRRFVDRYTYPHPADASLLVLDADNGRHMNHSNEPNTNFADAVYGYAIRDIAAGEEITCNYAEFEPAFVILPSMVAAHSGAQHMAAAE from the coding sequence ATGTTGCTCATCGACACTTATGTCGGCCCGAGCGCGATCGAAGGAGTCGGCGTGTTCGCCGCTGAATTCGTGCGCGCCGGTCAGCCGATCTATCGCTTTGAACCCGGTTTCGACCGGCTCATCTCCCCGTCCGATCTCGCGGCCATGCCCGAGCCGATTCGCCGGTTCGTGGACCGCTATACCTATCCTCATCCTGCTGATGCGTCGCTGCTGGTGCTGGATGCCGATAACGGGCGGCACATGAATCACTCCAATGAGCCCAACACCAATTTTGCCGATGCGGTGTACGGCTACGCCATCCGCGATATCGCGGCGGGCGAGGAGATCACCTGCAACTACGCCGAATTTGAACCTGCCTTCGTGATCCTGCCCTCCATGGTGGCCGCCCATTCCGGCGCGCAGCACATGGCGGCAGCGGAGTAG
- a CDS encoding flotillin family protein: MFLSSLDILITAGAIFAALIAIGLIFARLYRRSSKEVSFVRTGFGGQKVIMNGGALVFPVLHEIIPVNMNTLRLEVRRANEQALITHDRMRVDVQAEFYVRVQPTVESIANAAQTLGKRTMAPTDLKELVEGKFVDALRAVAAEMAMEELHEQRVNFVQKVQAAVSEDILKNGLELESVSLTGLDQTNREFFNPDNAFDAEGLTKLTQEIEERRKKRNDIEQETEVLIARKNLDARQQRLQISRDEEYARLEQEREVQIRSAEQAAEVARQRAEREREAEEAKILASQQVREAGIRSDQAVAEREIEKARQVQEREIAKAQSVEAAEVEKAKQIALAEQLRDIAVAEKSREKSEADARADEARAIAARAFEEVTTARETEIAEREKQIQLIEARKAAEKDAIAIMVSAEAEKSAAADRAEAIRIAAEAEAQKARIAAEGQAQAERLRAEALEAVYKVEAAGQKAMNEAANLLAPEQIAMQVRLELIRQLPEIIAQSVKPMEHISDIKILHVDGLSGAGGGNGAARAEAASSGGIADQAVNAALRYRSQAPLVDALMSELGLKAGDLSGLAADATGAPPPPADPA; encoded by the coding sequence ATGTTCCTGTCTTCTCTGGATATCCTCATCACTGCGGGCGCGATTTTCGCCGCCCTGATCGCCATCGGCCTGATTTTCGCCCGCCTCTACCGCCGGTCCTCCAAGGAGGTGAGCTTTGTGCGCACCGGCTTTGGCGGCCAGAAGGTGATCATGAACGGTGGCGCACTGGTCTTCCCGGTGCTGCACGAGATCATTCCGGTGAACATGAACACGCTGCGCCTGGAAGTGCGCCGCGCCAACGAGCAGGCGCTGATCACGCACGATCGCATGCGCGTGGATGTTCAGGCCGAGTTCTATGTCCGCGTCCAGCCGACAGTGGAATCCATCGCCAACGCCGCCCAGACGCTGGGCAAGCGCACCATGGCGCCCACCGATCTCAAAGAACTGGTCGAGGGCAAGTTCGTGGACGCCCTGCGCGCCGTGGCCGCCGAAATGGCCATGGAGGAGTTGCACGAGCAGCGCGTGAACTTCGTTCAGAAGGTGCAGGCGGCGGTGTCGGAAGACATCCTTAAAAACGGTCTTGAGCTGGAATCGGTGTCGCTCACTGGCCTCGACCAGACGAATCGCGAATTCTTCAATCCCGACAACGCGTTCGACGCCGAAGGTCTGACCAAGCTCACCCAGGAAATCGAGGAGCGCCGCAAGAAGCGCAACGATATCGAGCAGGAAACCGAGGTTCTGATCGCGCGCAAGAATCTCGATGCGCGCCAGCAGCGCCTGCAAATCTCCCGCGATGAGGAATATGCGCGCCTGGAGCAGGAGCGCGAGGTGCAGATCCGCTCCGCCGAGCAGGCCGCCGAGGTCGCACGCCAGCGCGCCGAGCGCGAGCGTGAAGCCGAGGAAGCCAAAATCCTCGCCAGCCAGCAGGTGCGCGAGGCTGGCATCCGATCCGATCAGGCGGTGGCTGAGCGCGAGATCGAAAAGGCTCGTCAGGTCCAGGAGCGCGAAATTGCCAAGGCGCAATCGGTCGAAGCCGCCGAGGTGGAGAAGGCCAAGCAGATCGCCCTGGCCGAACAGTTGCGCGATATCGCCGTCGCCGAGAAGTCCCGCGAGAAGTCCGAAGCCGACGCCCGCGCCGACGAAGCGCGCGCCATCGCCGCGCGCGCCTTCGAGGAAGTCACCACGGCGCGCGAAACCGAGATCGCCGAACGCGAAAAGCAGATCCAGCTGATTGAGGCGCGCAAGGCCGCCGAGAAAGACGCCATCGCCATCATGGTGTCAGCCGAAGCGGAAAAATCCGCCGCCGCTGACCGCGCCGAGGCGATCCGCATCGCCGCGGAAGCAGAGGCTCAAAAGGCGCGTATCGCCGCCGAGGGCCAGGCGCAGGCCGAGCGCCTGCGCGCCGAGGCGCTCGAAGCCGTCTACAAGGTCGAAGCCGCTGGCCAGAAGGCCATGAACGAGGCGGCCAATCTCCTGGCGCCCGAACAGATCGCCATGCAGGTCCGCCTGGAGCTGATCCGCCAACTGCCCGAGATCATCGCCCAGTCGGTCAAGCCGATGGAGCACATCTCCGACATCAAAATCCTGCATGTGGACGGGTTGTCCGGAGCTGGCGGCGGCAACGGCGCAGCGCGCGCCGAGGCCGCGTCCTCGGGGGGGATCGCCGATCAGGCGGTGAACGCCGCGCTGCGCTATCGCAGCCAGGCGCCGCTGGTCGACGCATTGATGTCCGAGCTGGGCCTGAAAGCGGGCGATCTCAGCGGGCTGGCCGCGGACGCCACGGGCGCGCCCCCGCCCCCGGCAGACCCGGCCTGA